The stretch of DNA aaaccttcaagaccatgaaatctcagatgattctggaatgtgaagccttctgtatcaaagaaaccaaagtctagggttctgccttcatgaattttccgtTTAAGAAACTCTGCTGGAATGATAACTTCCACATCCTTCTCTTTAGGTGCTGGAGTTTTCTTAACTAGGGGTGAAGTAAccggtttctttttcttctgagcaatttctttcatagcatcagccaacaacttctcacttggtggttccttccttttcttgatcttttctggaataggagcaggagccttgcccttgtcctttgcaagaattttgtgtgtaggaatcggaattcttttagacacagtaggtggcggtgagggagtttcactggttgaagatgatgaaggtgaaggagtatgGGCTTGTGTTTGTTTCACGCGGGCCATGGTTGCAAATAGAGGAGATGAGTGAAGATAGAGTTCAGATATAGTTGCAGATATCAGTTGCagagacagaggaagaagatgaagcagagaaagaaaatataaatctgggttgaaacagtgaagaaatcgatttagacctgttcgtttttatacttttacctttatcaatcgattgcccaatcgatttgcttaccgttacaccgaatccttaatcgattgtgtaattatgatgtccaacggctagtaaaaaagTACGCAACGGTcattttcctaatcgattcccaaatcgatttgccgtgttacttaatcgatgtccaaatcgattgtcccaaaagtcaaatactgaacacttaatcaatcgatttccaaatcgatgctcgggattgttacaaaatattttccacaaaatctgaagtctgggctaaccaaatcgattcccaaatcgattctttaaacaaacaaagagcaaactcgaaatcgattactcaatcgatttaatcccaaacaaaacttctgattaactgccattgactctttttctctgtcatcaacacaactatgttgaccaatctttcttcatttaatcttcatttaatgttaaagacaagattctcatacttgtctcatttcacgtgtcttgagcatccactttcaaatatcaatcttgcttggtggatgtcaagtacacctgcaaaaacataattaatttttggatctaggtacccaattcagattgggtcctggggggtcagtcttaaacacagattcttttgctatccaaacttgcttccatccttgattggctaattttttaaatttgcaattagacacaaaatgtccctttctacaacagaaatgacatttgccatcaaaggatgaatatttgtttggtttagtaaaggtgtcatacatactcttagcaatagaagatttttgaccatgtttgacatttctggtttgcatataaccaataccagatctgtttttattttttcttttgacatgcatatttggtgtatatcctaaaccagatttttcataaacatgtctttgattgctaagtatgacatttagcttatctttactatttgcaaaatttaataaatcagattttaatgatgcaatagtatcttcaagttcaatgcactttgcagatttttcttgtgaatcctttttcagttgttcacataaattttcaatttctttgtgttcaacattcatttgttcaagcattttctttgtgcttaacaactgttttatggatttcacataatcatcatgcaattcattgaaagcttcttgaagctcatcatatgttggattaaattgcgaactaacctcactgtcagattctgaattagtgtgagccatgagacataaattcactttttcttcatccgaagaggcagaggactcatcgttatcgttgtcactccatgcaatatatgctcttttggctttgtgagctctattcttgttcttcagtttgtagcattccgactttgtgtgaccaatcttaccacattcgtagcatgtaactgtcttgatgtcactagtcttagagctggatggttttctgaatttgttatctttcttcttcagaaacttcttaaatttcttgacaagtgaTTCGATTTCAGTCTCTTCTTTTTCACTGCTGGATCCATCTGAGTAGCTATCGGATTCAGGTTTAGATTGCTTGGTTTGTACTTTCAAgcataatcctttctttttcctgctttccatttcggattcatccagtcgttgtaattccatttcatgttccctcaatttaccaaataatgttgctgtcgttatctttgctagatccttagactcagctattgcggtaatcttgggctgccattctctggttaaacatctcatgatctttccaatctgctgttcattatccacatcttttcctagtgcatgcaggttgttgactatgtgtgtgaatctggtttgcaaatcgctgattgactcttctttcttcatgctaaataattcatattcgtgcatgagcgtattcacacgagctctcttaacatcagtagtaccttcgtgagtttcttggaggatgtcccacatctcttttgctgacttgcaattggacactctaaagaactcttctgcacatagggcggacgtgatgatgttcttagccttcgcattgaaaccaaccttcttcttgtcatcatctgaccagtcggctctaggcttgataatcattgagttgtcagttcctgcaatcttgggaatgtacggaccgttttcaacagcatcaaggatatctatgccacttgcttccagaaatatgagcattcgttgcttccagtacatgtaggctgtaccgttgaaagctggtggtcgagctaacgaagcgccttctcccagaacgtcagttgaggccatcttcttataagttttacctctcaagaagttagctctgataccaattgttggtatcttgacctcgaaataacagaaaatatatcagttttctttaccaaattaatcagtatcaagtgcacagcggaatttaaattttgaggcatgcaaagttagcaatatagaaaattaaagagagagagttagagaagaaaacacagagatttatcctggttcggttgtcaacaacaacctacgtccagtcctgaaaatccaatcggatttcagattttcttctccttcaatagaaagaatcaattacagattgtccagtttcctccctgaaacctatctatcttaatgatctctttcctattgaataccctctgatccttgtagatactcgtcaacctatcacagaatcacagtgcgactctttcttgttgaacactcttcacccaagaaagtagccaccagtttctagctggctttctatcaaccctttgatccttgtagacaatcggcagcctaacacaaaatcaaagtacgactctttcttgttgagacctctcacccaagaaagtagccaccagtttctagctggattttcaacgttcgttttggttcaaagatttattacagaaagaataaaagacgtaaaacaaaagggtcttcaatctttatgaatgttgctcttcacaaatctggatattcatggattgttcttgagcacattatcatttctcttagattgtcaacaaactgtattgagatctgtaatcacaattatgaagttgttagtttgttgttatgaacagtTGAGAGCattatgagaaattatgaaagttatgaattgttatttgaataaagattgaaagacagtttatatagtttctgaaaaaccaactacgaaatcgatttcccaatcgattttgtaaagttataaaaggtgctaaatcgatttgccaatcgattatcgcgatcttggttttctttaatcttgaaactatacaagctaatcgatttaccaatcgattcttttaaaaccacttttcagtagaacatgtccagacctgtataaatcgattgcctaatcgatttctgggaaactgttttaataaaactattttcaatcgattactcaatcgatttgccaaacttcagagttcactgtgttttcaaaaagtttttttcaatcgatttgccaatcgatttgtttttcaaaacagtggctcaggtttttgatgtcaatcgatttgccaatcgatttaatagcatgttcctgaaaagtttttacctggtgtttagttcaatcgatttcccaatcgattgcaaccaaactttaacaaaatgaaagtgttcacaatagattgtccaatcgattgtatttgtcacaggtgaggtcatttttcaaatgatactttgtcaatcgatttgccaatcgattccctcagcactagagtgccactgtgactcattcaatcgatttaccaatcgatgtgttaccatcaggtttgatttgtgaaatgttcaatcgatttaccaatcgattactctccaaatcagaggctactgacttgtgcagtttttcatttttaattaagctaatcgattgcctaatcgattgcacattcacaaacacttaagatttccttacacccttgttatgaaatcgatttcccaatcgatttacatagtcagaattcaacttttgttgatttcttgtgttccaagcaatttgatacaAGTGTGTgtgattgaattggtgttcctgaaattttgctcaattgaaatattagatttatcatattaagtatgaacattgttgaattgtgaattatgtcaaaattaggaatcaaaggatcaaaatccaacagaaGATCCTGTAATCAAGACAGGCTAGTTTTCTTTTCAGCAGTGATGATTTTCAAGTGCTTTCTTGCTTTTGTAAGTGGTGAATTGAAACCTTTAAGATGATTATCTGTTATAAGTTATGGAagtaattattagtattttaagGTAGGATAAGATTTGCTAAAATTGTTACCGTGACTAGGCCACTCTTCTTACCATTTGACTTAGcttagattttatttaattaatttgcaaGTTTCTTTGTAGGACCAATTGTCAAGATTCGCCAGTAAGTTTTATGTTTATGCTTCTTTATGAAATTTATGAAACATTCTATCTAAAAATGGTTTAATGTTATTGTTAGTTTATCAACCCTTGAATGTTTCTATCTTGATTTTTGGATATGTTTGAAGGCTTTGGTTAAATCTGAATGATTAATGTTAATGGTTGAGTAAACTACCAAATGCTCCCTTGAATTTGTAAGTCGCTCTCAAATAAGTCCTTGAGATTgcaaaaatttgaaatacatCTTTGAATTTGTCATGCATTGCTCACACTCGTCCTTTGTCCAATATTAGATACATAATAATGGAGTTATTCCCTATATTTCACGAAGGGAGCAAAGAGAATAAGTATTTCAGCGAATTTAAATAAGGACGAAAGTGGACAGTGTTAGACAGAGTTAGACAGagttaaagatatatttaaaaaattcataatcttATAACTTATTTGAGAGTGTCTTACAAAGTCAGAGACGAATTTTGTAGTTCACGTTAACGATACCTTTATCGTAACAAGATCTTTTATGATATATGCTTTGATGCTTCTGAATGGATTGATATTGCTTAGCAGCAGAAAATCCATAACAAGGCCCTCTATCTTGATTTTGCTTctaaatagattaattttgcTTCTAAATGGATTgatatgtttgttttctttttctagCTTCCATTAAATTTTGGTGACAGAATTAATTGTTTGTCAGGTCACTTGACATTGGCCTACATAATGCAAATAACtaacttagaaaaaaaaaatcataatttgatgaaaataacaCACCACTAGTAGAATGTACtttgttttgttaattttttaaataaaagctTCTTTCAACAACATTTGACTATGTGCTATATTTTATCAGGATTGAATATTTCAAATTGATTGGAATAATGAAACACACCATGACACCAATTTGACCAAGCCATAATGTTAGTTGTATTAGTCCATTCAAACCATTACTTGAATAGTTTTTTAAGCTCGTTGAATTGTGATAGAGTCACCCAACATATATCAAATCAAAGAAATACACCTATTGCATGGTTACGACGTCTGACCTAttttactaataaattaagattttttagGTGATTTATGTCTGAAACAAATTTAGTTTGTTGAGTTATCTCTTCgtctaaaaacaaaaaacaaaaaaacacaactaaaatcaataagattGAAATCTGAATAACATAGAAGTTTTGTTGAGAGATTAGAGTTTATGAAAGTGTATTTTCTGATAATGGGGACTGTTTGGTGATGCTGAGATGGTTCCCATCTCTTTATTccatacaaaataataaattgattgcAGTAACTTATAATTGTTGAATTAACGTTATATGttgaaattttcataaaataaaatatcacgtAATTATATAGTTAAAAATCATGTTTCATAAGTGACTCGTACTAACGTGACACGATACAACACTGTgaatataaaaaacataagaGACACATTTatctataataattaaataaaatataacattatttaTAAGAGATCTAAATTTAGAATGTACATCTAAATTTCTCATTTGTTTCATTACGAATAAAATATCAGCAAACATGATATATGataatttataacattatttatAACATGATGTAATCAAACTTGTTTGAGTTGTAAGATAGGTATCATACCAGTGTCGTATGCCTGTCGGACAACATGTTTCTGACCAACTAAAACCTTTGAATTTAATTGGTTGACTAGTGTACACAACTAGCTAGCAGAGCACAATAAAGCAGCAGGTTGTAGAGTGTGAGAAGCAAACCTTAATACTCTGTTTCCAGCTTCTTCTTAATCTTGTCTTGAGCTTTTGTTTTTTCAGCTTCTTTGATTTGCTCGAAAGATCGCATCATGGCGAGAAAATACGAAGGACATGCAGTGGGAATAGACCTTGGAACAACATACTCTTGTGTTGCAGTGTGGCAGGAGCTCCAGAATAGAGTGGAGATTATTCACAATGACCAAGGAAACAGAATCACACATTCTGTTGTTGCTTTTACTGATCATCAAAGGTTGATTGGTGATGCTGCTAAGGATCAAGCTGATACTAACCCAGAAAACACTCTCTTTGGCAAATTTCTATTCTctactacttttttttatttttttatttcgtGTTATAATTATGCTTTTATGTCACGACTCGAAACCTTTAGCTATGACCGTACCAATACACTTAATATGACAAACCTAACAACTAAATTtgacaaacaaataaaaagtaatttttacttcaaaataatatttacatataaatttaacaaagttcaatattttcaaatatcagAAAACATATATTCTTTGGCACAATCTCAAAGATGACTTATCTAAAGGTTTTGtccatataaaaataaagatatttctaaattcaaaataattgtaaaattcaCAGATTTAAAAAAGACATAACAAGATAAAGTTGTAATATTGAATTTACTATTAGTTGATATTCAGTTATCTATGAATCTAGATAGAAAAATAAGATGAAGGGAATAAGTTATACAAAATTTAGCAAGGAGACAACAATCACTGTCAACTGGAAGTTAAACATACAAATGTATGTTGTAGAAGTTATTTTTACATAATTGATTAACGTTATTTAATAACGgtaattttagtatattatatataatatttttcctcaaactttttactttaatataattttataatattagtattaaaataatactttaCAAAGTATAATTTTGATCAACCGAAAATCCATCTAATTTAAACCACGTTAATTTAGACAGGATTGGATCAGAATTTTATATAGTTGTCATCCAAACCAAATCTAATTATCTAATTGCAAGTATTTTAATCTTCTATtggataatatttttgtttgaaacGGATCTAAACCTTAATGCAAACCCCTACTACAAAATTTCTCAAAGAAGCAGCTCCATCCTAAGTAATTCTCCACAAAATTATGTAACTTGGTCTACCTAGACCGTTACCCCTACAAACAGCCACGTAGTTATAACATTCATTCCCAAAACACAcatttataagaaaattattttcatcaaaagatATGTCACTCTCCATACATTCAAATCTacatcattttaatatttaagtaaatCAAACTAGAGTACATATAAATACCAAAGacctaataaataaataaaaaataaatatgatgaCGATGGTAATTTCCAAAGGGTTTGttttcctattttttttcttaagaaacactttaaattagaaaattagtaaaataaccattaattataataataatgttagaTGTTCATGTGTGAAGAATGAAAAAATAACAGAACTCAATGTGATGTcgcaatcataatcttttatttaaaaccCTGCTTATtatgcaatttttattttagccACAAAATGAATGATGAgaatttactaaaaatattaatttttcagaTGTAAAAAGGTTAATTGGTAGGAAGTTTAACGATGACGTAGTTCAAAAAGATATGAAGTTGTGGCCATTCAAGGTAATTGCCGGTGTGAATGACAAACCCATGATTACTATTAAGTACAAGGGTCAAGAGAAACACTTTTGTGCTGAGGAAATATCATCTATGATCCTCACAAAGATGCGAGAAGTTGCAGAGGCATATCTAAGGTCACCCGTCAAGAATGTTGTTGTTACTGTGCCAGCTTACTTCAATGATTCTCAGCGCAAAGCCACCATAGATGCTGGTGTCATTGCTGGCCTTAATGTCATCAAAATAATCAATGAACCTACTGCTGCAGCTATTGCATATGGTCTTGGCAAGAGAAGTGAATCTAATGGTAAAcgaaatatttttgtttttgacctTGGTGGTGGAACTTTTGATGTGTCTCTCCTCACGATTCAAGGTGATGTTTTTGAAGTAAAAGCCACGGCAGGAAACACTCACTTAGGAGGAGAAGACTTTGATAACAGAATGGTGTACTACTTTGTTGaggagtttaaaaagaaaaataaagtggACATTAGTGGGGACCCAAGAGCCTTAAGGAGGTTAAGAACTGCTTGCGAGAGGGCAAAAAGGACTTTGTCTGTTGCTTTTGTCACCACTATTGAAGTAGCTTGTTTATTTCAGGGAATTGACTTCTCTTCATCAATCACTCGTGCCAAGTTTGAGGAAATTAATATGGACATTTTTAATGAGTGTATGAAAATTGTTGAGAGTTGTCTCAGTGATTCAGTGATATACAAGAGTGATATTGATGATGTTGTTCTTGTGGGTGGCTCTTCTAGGATTCCCAAAGTGCAGGATCTATTGCAAGACTTTTTCAAGGGAAAGGATTTGTGCAAGAGCATCAACCCGGAAGAGGCTGTTGCTTATGGTGCTGCTGTTCAAGCTGCTATTTTGAGTAATGGATTTAAGAATGTCCCAAACTTGGTGTTGCGCGATGTTACCCCATTGTCACTTGGTATTGGAGTATATACGGAAGAAATCATGGATGTGGTGATTCCTAGGAACACTTTTTTACCTGTCATGAAGACAAAAGGATTTGTTACTGCTATAGATAACCATTGCAGTGTCTTGATTAAGGTTTATGAGGGTGAGAGAGCTAAAGCTAGTGATAATAACTTGCTTGGTTTGTTTATTCTTTCTTGTCTTCCAGGTGCTCCTCGTGGTCAGCCTTTGGAGGTATGTTTTGCTATCGATGAAAATGGTGTCCTAACTGTTTCTGCTAAGGAAATATCTACAGGCAGTATGAACATGATCACCATAACCAATGACAAAGAAAGGTTGTCGACGTtcgaaattaataaaatgattgaAGAGGCTGAAAGATACCATGTGGAAGATATGAAACTTCTAAAGAAGACCAAGGTAATGAATGAATTGGACTATTGTATTTACAATTTGAATAATGCTTTAGTTAAGAAAGATGTTTATCGAAAGCTTTCCCGTCAAGAAAGTGAGAAGATCAACAATGCAATTACTTTGGCCACAATTGATAAGAATAATAAACAGAAAGATATTGATGTTCTTGAGGGTCATCTCAAGGAGCTGGAGAGGATGTTGAAACACCTTATAGTCAAGTGATGTCTTGCTTAATGTAATCATTTAAATTGATTATGTGCAATAGTATTCAAGTTTAtgggaaaaaaacaaaaatgtttgcatttaaaatgttgttgtgaAAATACTATTTTGCTACAGTAATTGAgttagatttatttaaaaataattaaaataaatgtgttatttcatttaatacattataaaaaatcttattacaataataacaacttaaatattattatattattttttatttatatttatttaaatatttcataatgTTCAGAGTCCGTCTAACAAATTACGAAAACTAAAATGACTTTTAAAAATAGGgatttaattttgtcaaaaatataaaaaatagtgaCATAGTCTAGATTTGAAATATGGATAAAAAACACAAAATCTTACACTTTACCTACTAAAATTGTCATTTTagttgataattttataaatttaagttaTTGCAAAAAATGTAAAAAGAATAACTTTTTTTACAAATACTAACTTTTAtactatcaaaataattatataagcTACAATCACAAATAacgattaaaatatatataccatattttttaaaataacaccACTAATATTATgtgaataaagaaaataataataaaatataataatttcatttggtTTTCATATAATTCGTTTTGAATCATGTAAAATTAAATCCGAATCAATAGAGGTCGGGTTTGATAGGTTTAGACACAAACATGGAAAAATCGAACCAATTAAAATTAGTTTGACTTGAATCTTCAGATTTGTCAGTCTATTAGTTTGATTCTTacacatttatatttaaatacattgAATTCATAAACCTGGTGTCAATAAGGTGCATGTGATTttaaccaaaaacaaaaaggtctatatatgttattaataaattttttccgACGAAAtgtattaatcaattaaaactaacaaaataaaacaattggatatttaaaataatgtcTAAATATGTTTAGaagattttaaaattacatttaatttttaaatttaaatatattatttaagatttaaaacaaaaatgtttttCGGTATGATTTTGGttgtctttaaaaaattatggatAACGTATTTATCtcatgattaaaattaaatgtgtaattcaatatttttgtgtgtattttacttataaatttaCTGATGTGATACATATTCAttgaattttgaataaattatccataatttttttaaagtaatatagaaaatatcttaaaatcatatttagagtatttttaagattttgttatgtttttttttgacAATTAGGATTTGTTAAGTTATTTCCATATTTTGAGGATTTGATATGTTTTCAAATTACTGTTACCTCTctatatatgttatatataacgATGGATAAAATTTATGTTAGGAGGAGAATTGAATGATAATAACTTACTATTGATATTATTTTCTGAGATGCTAAGAGGTTAATTGGTAGGAAGTTTAGTGATTCTATATTTGAAAATGATATGAAGTTGTGTCCATTCAAGGTCATTGTCGGTGGCAATGACAAAGCCATGatttctattatatattttaaataaaactgttaagatatacattgaatattatcaaaatataatatccAATTAACGTACATTAAGTTTTCCCTTATTATTATTGGATACATATTCTATTccttcaatataaaaaaaattattttatttttgtacaacaaaaaaatatttatatatataaattattcataaaaacaaagacaCTAACTAGACTTAAAGGTTAGACGAAGAATAAATCGCAGCAAAAAATACTTTTTGTtcacaatattattttatatttttattgtaaaaaatagtACTTTGGATTTGTTCATTATAAACACTCTacaaaaataatactattaaaataaatttgaaaaaacaaatgaTATAACACCTCTAATTTAAGTTAGTTATTCAAAGGTTAAGTGAAAATGTGACACAAAATATAAGATATAcgaaataattataaaatcaattgatcataaaagaaataatagtaCATATTGTtgcgtccggtt from Cicer arietinum cultivar CDC Frontier isolate Library 1 chromosome 3, Cicar.CDCFrontier_v2.0, whole genome shotgun sequence encodes:
- the LOC101508519 gene encoding heat shock cognate 70 kDa protein-like, encoding MARKYEGHAVGIDLGTTYSCVAVWQELQNRVEIIHNDQGNRITHSVVAFTDHQRLIGDAAKDQADTNPENTLFDVKRLIGRKFNDDVVQKDMKLWPFKVIAGVNDKPMITIKYKGQEKHFCAEEISSMILTKMREVAEAYLRSPVKNVVVTVPAYFNDSQRKATIDAGVIAGLNVIKIINEPTAAAIAYGLGKRSESNGKRNIFVFDLGGGTFDVSLLTIQGDVFEVKATAGNTHLGGEDFDNRMVYYFVEEFKKKNKVDISGDPRALRRLRTACERAKRTLSVAFVTTIEVACLFQGIDFSSSITRAKFEEINMDIFNECMKIVESCLSDSVIYKSDIDDVVLVGGSSRIPKVQDLLQDFFKGKDLCKSINPEEAVAYGAAVQAAILSNGFKNVPNLVLRDVTPLSLGIGVYTEEIMDVVIPRNTFLPVMKTKGFVTAIDNHCSVLIKVYEGERAKASDNNLLGLFILSCLPGAPRGQPLEVCFAIDENGVLTVSAKEISTGSMNMITITNDKERLSTFEINKMIEEAERYHVEDMKLLKKTKVMNELDYCIYNLNNALVKKDVYRKLSRQESEKINNAITLATIDKNNKQKDIDVLEGHLKELERMLKHLIVK